A genomic region of Aspergillus oryzae RIB40 DNA, chromosome 1 contains the following coding sequences:
- a CDS encoding uncharacterized protein (predicted protein) translates to MISPTSLAVPRQAPPVRPSRSLEGLEKVVPPHTPQPAARSALRLDKPLPELPAKPLPETPSMESPTGWSDDSSTDVSLETRRTSDATSEGYPICVRSPSDDLDEFVDHSPLSSIDHPAPLKPYNKLETSPLPLTTLSNDHHRHRPLPTATRAAPNHYFKEKKWEFFPELAMPSELPPGYPKFPPAPRKQNSSRLNLAAFDFTKISPRCTSPEKRALAHDVRKSIRSYVQRRLSKHSIDKTKPKRRPRASTAPSEFPDEYRCSRKTSSSNYSNYSDRGSTGPQQNFLYLSADLNRLSMGSSSSEDESDRTVNSITPYQKKQPAVRISAYQRYGPVTREKPGREKRISYRQRGNAHGSA, encoded by the exons ATGATTTCGCCGACCTCTCTCGCTGTCCCAAGACAGGCTCCTCCAGTGAGACCGTCTCGGTCACTCGAGGGACTAGAGAAAGTTGTGCCTCCACATACACCTCAGCCTGCTGCTCGGTCAGCACTTCGGTTGGATAAGCCACTCCCCGAGCTACCTGCGAAACCACTACCCGAGACACCCTCAATGGAGAGTCCGACGGGATGGAGCGACGACAGCAGCACAGATGTCAGCCTTGAAACTCGCCGTACATCTGATGCGACGTCAGAAGGTTACCCAATTTGTGTTCGCTCTCCCTCTGATGATCTGGACGAGTTCGTCGACCATTCGCCTCTCTCTAGCATAGATCACCCTGCCCCCTTGAAGCCATATAACAAACTAGAAACATCACCTCTGCCGCTCACCACATTGTCTAATGATCATCACCGCCATCGCCCTTTGCCGACGGCAACCCGTGCCGCTCCTAATCATTATtttaaagagaagaaatgggaGTTCTTTCCAGAGCTCGCGATGCCATCAGAATTACCACCTGGATACCCCAAGTTTCCACCTGCGCCTCGAAAGCAGAATAGCAGTAGGTTGAACCTCGCAGCGTTCGACTTTACGAAGATAAGTCCTCGCTGTACTTCACCTGAGAAGCGAGCACTTGCCCACGATGTACGCAAATCTATCCGCTCCTATGTACAACGAAGGCTGTCCAAGCACTCCATTGATAAGACCAAGCCTAAGCGACGACCACGAGCATCGACAGCCCCGTCTGAGTTCCCTGATGAATATCGATGCTCCCGGAAGACTTCTTCTAGCAACTACTCTAACTATTCCGATCGTGGGAGCACAGGGCCGCAGCAGAActttctctatctctctgcCGATCTGAACCGGCTGTCAATGGGCAGCAGTTCAAGTGAGGACGAAAGCGATAGAACAGTGAACTCGATAACACCGTATCAGAAAAAACAGCCCGCCGTCCGAATTTCGGCTTACCAAAGATATGGGCCAGTCACGCGGGAGAAGCCCGGACGTGAAAAGAGGATCAGTTACCGGCAAAGAGGCAAT GCACACGGTTCTGCGTGA
- the ams1 gene encoding alpha-mannosidase (alpha-mannosidase), with translation MGGDIPRQAFSSLPRAPSGPVGQRIHGIYTDRLRQFTANGQYEGQNLVSKFYEAVNSDKEHVKLSVYSVPNLERPTFEEATSHDFKPTHIGASFGPSWSTHWFRIHLTVPEDLRQKERLEFHWDANNEGLVWTEDGHPLQGLTGGGERIEWIIPNAWRDGKEHTFYIEMACNGMFGNAPGEDSIQPPAPDKYFTLQKAQITAVNLEARALFYDFWIIGDAAREFPGDSWESHEANVVANAIMDAFIAGNGSQESIKEGRKLARRYLGDKVDSSEVYDTDTQPIVYGIGHCHIDTCWLWPWAETKRKVARSWSNQCDLMERYPEHRFTCSQAQQFKWLKQYYPSVFDRVKGWVKRGHFQPIGGSWVEHDTNMPSGESLVRQFLYGQRFFESHFGERCTTFWLPDTFGYSTQIPQICRLAGMSRFFTQKLSWNNINNFPHTTFQWVALDGSQVMCHMAPSETYTASAHFGDVKRSVTQHKSMDNDNTSLLVFGKGDGGGGPTFEHLEKLRRCRGLSDKTGLLPRVKMGESVDDFFARLEKKVEEGTQFATWYGELYFELHRGTYTTQANNKRNNRKSEFLLREIEYLATLASISQTSGNYRYPKKEIDDMWEGVLLCQFHDCLPGSSIEMCYDDSDKLYAEIFETGHKVRRQALEALGFGDKKPSKSLVAINTLPWHRSEVVKLPPELEKANRRKYAVVSGKTGFMECRANPVISTRVTVSEIRPGVFRLENTKLRVDIHNGVITSLFDVEADREVIAKGGKAGQLVIFDDKPLYWQAWDVEVFHLESRKELHSSRTSIAENDPYRASVVTETKISENSWVKTTISLSAAAGDEPSYVEFESEVEWQETMKFLKVEFPVDITNTEASYETQYGIIKRPTHYNTSWDMAKFEVCCHKWADLSENGYGVSVLNDSKYGFATCGNLMRLSLLRAPKAPDAHADMGRHHIRYAILPHAGPLDSRTIRAGYNFNHPLALESAFGTGDKDAFKSISISGSSSLILDAVKRGEDDEDVSRDNLPRRAGKSVILRIYESLGGKSRGTIHTKLPVKKIWKCNVLEDNERALAITKGKETTDVDIELRAYEVATYRLQL, from the exons ATGGGTGGAGACATTCCGCGACAAGCTTTCAGCTCTCTCCCCCGAGCTCCAAGTGGCCCTGTCGGTCAACGCATTCATGGAATCTATACAGATCGTTTGAGACAGTTTACGGCTAACGGCCAGTACGAGGGACAGAACCTCGTTTC TAAATTTTATGAAGCCGTGAACTCTGACAAAGAGCACGTTAAGCTCTCCGTATACTCGGTCCCGAATTTGGAGCGCCCTACGTTTGAAGAGGCAACTTCACATGACTTCAAGCCCACGCATATCGGCGCTTCATTCGGTCCTAGTTGGTCTACTCACTGGTTCCGCATCCATCTGACGGTCCCGGAGGACTTACGCCAGAAAGAGCGGCTGGAGTTTCATTGGGATGCGAACAATGAGGGCTTAGTCTGGACTGAAGATGGTCATCCACTACAGGGTCTGACTGGTGGCGGGGAGCGTATCGAGTGGATCATTCCCAACGCCTGGCGCGATGGGAAAGAGCATACCTTCTATATCGAAATGGCTTGTAATGGGATGTTTGGAAATGCACCTGGTGAAGATTCGATTCAGCCACCAGCTCCTGATAAATATTTCACCCTGCAAAAAGCACAGATCACAGCTGTCAACCTTGAGGCACGGGCGTTGTTCTATGATTTCTGGATTATCGGAG ATGCTGCTCGAGAGTTTCCGGGAGATTCTTGGGAATCTCACGAAGCGAACGTGGTAGCTAATGCTATTATGGACGCTTTCATTGCTGGCAATGGGAGCCAAGAATCCATCAAGGAAGGACGTAAGCTTGCCAGGAGATACCTCGGTGACAAAGTTGATTCATCGGAGGTGTATGACACCGATACACAGCCAATAGTCTACGGAATCGGGCATTGTCATATTGATACGTGCTGGCTGTGGCCCTGGGCAGAGACTAAGCGTAAAGTGGCTCGGTCATGGTCAAACCAGTGTGATCTGATGGAGAGGTATCCGGAACACCGCTTTACTTGCTCGCAGGCACAGCAATTCAAATGGTTGAAACAATACTACCCCTCAGTCTTCGACCGGGTGAAGGGATGGGTCAAGAGGGGCCACTTCCAACCAATTGGTGGTAGCTGGGTTGAGCATGATACCAACATGCCCAGTGGAGAATCATTGGTACGACAGTTCCTCTATGGCCAGCGTTTCTTCGAAAGCCACTTTGGTGAGCGTTGTACGACGTTCTGGTTACCAGATACCTTCGGCTACTCGACGCAGATTCCCCAGATCTGCCGTCTAGCTGGCATGAGTCGCTTCTTTACTCAGAAGCTTAGCTGGAACAATATAAATAACTTCCCACACACTACCTTCCAGTGGGTTGCGCTCGATGGTAGCCAGGTTATGTGTCATATGGCGCCATCAGAGACGTACACTGCCTCGGCTCACTTCGGCGACGTGAAACGCAGTGTCACGCAGCACAAGTCCATGGACAACGATAACACATCGCTTCTTGTGTTCGGAAAGGGTGACGGCGGTGGTGGGCCGACCTTCGAGCATCTGGAAAAGCTGCGCCGCTGCCGTGGTCTGAGTGATAAGACAGGCCTGCTTCCACGTGTAAAGATGGGTGAGTCAGTGGACGACTTCTTCGCAagactggagaagaaggttgaggagggcACACAATTCGCTACATGGTATGGTGAGCTTTATTTCGAGCTACATCGCGGTACATATACTACTCAAGCAAACAACAAGCGAAACAATCGCAAGTCTGAGTTCTTACTTCGGGAGATCGAGTATCTAGCCACGCTTGCGTCGATCTCGCAAACTAGTGGCAATTACCGATATCCCAAGAAGGAGATAGACGATATGTGGGAGGGTGTGCTCTTATGTCAGTTCCACGACTGTCTGCCAGGCAGTTCCATCGAGATGTGCTACGATGACTCTGACAAACTTTATGCCGAGATCTTCGAAACTGGTCATAAAGTTAGGAGACAAGCCCTCGAGGCTCTTGGATTCGGAGACAAGAAACCTTCCAAGAGCCTTGTGGCGATCAACACTCTGCCTTGGCACCGTTCGGAAGTTGTCAAGCTCCCTCCCGAACTCGAAAAAGCAAACCGCCGGAAGTATGCCGTGGTTAGCGGGAAGACGGGTTTCATGGAGTGTCGAGCCAACCCAGTCATTTCTACTCGAGTGACCGTTTCGGAGATCCGGCCAGGAGTGTTCCGCCTTGAGAATACAAAGTTGAGGGTTGACATCCACAATGGAGTAATCACATCTCTATTCGATGTTGAGGCAGATCGCGAAGTGATCGCGAAGGGCGGCAAGGCTGGGCAGTTGGTCATCTTTGATGATAAGCCACTTTACTGGCAAGCTTGGGATGTTGAAGTTTTCCATCTGGAGTCACGGAAGGAGTTGCACTCCAGTAGAACCAGCATCGCTGAGAATGACCCATATCGCGCCAGTGTCGTCACTGAAACCAAGATTAGTGAGAATAGCTGGGTTAAGACAACAATCAGCctttctgctgctgccggGGATGAACCATCATATGTAGAGTTTGAAAGTGAGGTTGAGTGGCAAGAAACCATGAAATTCCTCAAGGTAGAGTTCCCTGTGGACATTACGAATACAGAAGCGTCCTACGAGACCCAATATGGGATCATAAAACGCCCAACACACTACAACACGAG CTGGGACATGGCCAAATTTGAAGTGTGCTGCCACAAATGGGCCGATCTGTCTGAGAATGGATATGGCGTGTCGGTCTTGAATGACTCCAAATACGGTTTTGCAACCTGTGGCAACCTAATGCGTCTATCTCTGCTCCGAGCACCCAAAGCACCGGATGCGCATGCAGATATGGGCCGTCATCACATACGATATGCGATCCTGCCTCATGCTGGGCCTCTTGATTCACGCACCATCCGAGCAGGGTAcaatttcaaccacccaCTTGCTCTTGAATCAGCATTTGGCACTGGGGATAAGGATGCCTTCAAGTCTATCTCCATCAGCGGCTCCTCATCGCTCATCTTGGACGCGGTTAAGCGCggagaagatgacgaagacgtCTCTCGAGACAATCTACCCCGTCGCGCAGGAAAAAGCGTTATCCTGCGTATTTACGAGTCACTTGGCGGTAAGAGTCGGGGTACTATTCACACTAAGTTGCCCGTCAAGAAAATCTGGAAGTGCAACGTGCTTGAGGATAATGAGAGAGCTCTTGCCATTACAAAGGGTAAGGAGACCACGGATGTTGACATTGAGTTAAGGGCGTATGAGGTTGCTACATATCGTTTGCAGCTGTAG
- a CDS encoding chromatin modification-related protein EAF6/MEAF6 (predicted protein) yields the protein MTESAPPPSVPNTTATPAGPTTTTNQSTASNNNNGNGTASAQAGANRGLPYYEKLRRELRDTLQKKRLMDKSMVCYLSYLPLLLDTLHIFPKAVSLPITVLIQADAQAQLEDQIFRFEQSYLEETTAGNIIKGFDNYIKGSSSGAGAGGSLALSGGAGGARRKAQVTDADRVFSRSSASFMRVCFPYKPQSLVSRANIREGFDAIICSDYSLACPDSDICQWIVRETEW from the coding sequence ATGACGGAATCCGCCCCTCCGCCCTCCGTCCCCAACACGACCGCAACGCCGGCAGgcccaacaacaactacaAACCAATCCACAGCCTCCAACAATAATAACGGCAATGGAACAGCATCGGCCCAAGCCGGGGCAAACCGCGGCCTGCCATATTACGAGAAACTGCGGCGCGAGCTACGCGACACGTTACAAAAGAAGCGATTAATGGATAAGAGCATGGTATGTTATCTATCGTATTTACCCCTGCTGCTTGATACACTTCATATATTTCCGAAGGCCGTTTCTTTGCCTATTACAGTGCTGATACAGGCGGACGCGCAGGCCCAACTCGAAGATCAGATCTTTCGCTTTGAACAATCCTACCTCGAAGAAACAACCGCCGGGAACATCATTAAGGGATTCGATAACTATATCAAGGGCTCATCCAGcggtgctggtgctggtgggtCATTAGCGCTTTCGGGAGGTGCAGGTGGTGCCAGACGAAAGGCACAAGTGACTGATGCCGATCGTGTTTTCTCTCGGAGCTCGGCGAGCTTTATGCGGGTATGTTTTCCCTATAAGCCACAGTCTTTAGTATCAAGGGCTAATATTCGGGAAGGATTCGACGCCATCATCTGTTCAGACTACTCCCTCGCATGCCCCGACTCCGACATCTGTCAATGGATCGTCAGGGAAACCGAATGGTGA